A genomic segment from Modestobacter roseus encodes:
- the sucD gene encoding succinate--CoA ligase subunit alpha — translation MSIFLTENSKVIVQGMTGSEGRKHTQRMLASGTAIVGGVNPKKAGESVDFDGASVPVFGSVADAMKETGADVSVIFVPPAGAKGAVIEAVDAQIGLAVVITEGIPVHDSTYFWAHAQGGTTRIIGPNCPGLISPGRSNAGIIPANITKAGKIGLVSKSGTLTYQMMYELRDIGFSTAVGIGGDPVIGTTHIDCLQAFQDDPETEAIVMIGEIGGDAEERAADFIKANVTKPVVGYVAGFTAPEGKTMGHAGAIVSGSAGTAQAKQEALEAAGVRVGKTPSETAVLMREIVGG, via the coding sequence ATGTCGATCTTCCTCACCGAGAACAGCAAGGTCATCGTCCAGGGCATGACCGGGTCCGAGGGGCGCAAGCACACCCAGCGCATGCTCGCCTCCGGCACCGCCATCGTCGGTGGCGTCAACCCGAAGAAGGCCGGCGAGTCCGTCGACTTCGACGGCGCCAGCGTGCCGGTCTTCGGCTCCGTCGCCGACGCGATGAAGGAGACCGGCGCCGACGTCAGCGTCATCTTCGTGCCGCCGGCCGGGGCGAAGGGCGCCGTCATCGAGGCCGTCGACGCCCAGATCGGGCTCGCCGTCGTGATCACCGAGGGCATCCCGGTGCACGACTCGACCTACTTCTGGGCGCACGCCCAGGGCGGCACCACCCGGATCATCGGCCCGAACTGCCCCGGCCTGATCAGCCCCGGGCGGTCCAACGCCGGGATCATCCCCGCCAACATCACCAAGGCCGGCAAGATCGGCCTGGTCAGCAAGAGCGGCACGCTGACCTACCAGATGATGTACGAGCTGCGCGACATCGGCTTCTCGACCGCCGTCGGCATCGGCGGTGACCCGGTCATCGGCACCACCCACATCGACTGCCTCCAGGCGTTCCAGGACGACCCGGAGACCGAGGCGATCGTGATGATCGGCGAGATCGGCGGCGACGCCGAGGAGCGGGCCGCGGACTTCATCAAGGCCAACGTGACCAAGCCGGTCGTCGGCTACGTCGCCGGCTTCACCGCGCCCGAGGGCAAGACCATGGGCCACGCCGGCGCCATCGTCTCCGGCTCGGCCGGCACCGCCCAGGCCAAGCAGGAGGCCCTCGAGGCCGCCGGCGTCCGGGTGGGGAAGACCCCGTCGGAGACCGCGGTGCTGATGCGCGAGATCGTCGGCGGCTGA
- the sucC gene encoding ADP-forming succinate--CoA ligase subunit beta, producing MDLFEYQARDLLAAHGVPVLPGGVAETPEQAEAIAREIAAPVVVKAQVKVGGRGKAGGVKLADDPETAKARAQDILGLDIKGHITHRVMVAQASDIAEEYYFSYLLDRSNRTFLAMASKEGGMEIEQLAVERPEALARVPVDASVGVDAQKAAEIVDAAGFPAEVRDQVIAIAVQLWDVFSKEDATLVEINPLAKAPDGTVLALDAKVTLDENAGFRHAEHEDLADAASADPLEAAAKAKDLNYVKLEGEVGIIGNGAGLVMSTLDVVAYAGEEFGGVRPANFLDIGGGASAEVMANGLGIILSDPAVKSVFVNVFGGITACDAVANGIVAALGQLGDEASKPLVVRLDGNNVEEGRRILADANHPLVTVVDTMDGAARRAAELAAL from the coding sequence GTGGATCTCTTCGAGTACCAGGCCCGTGACCTGTTGGCCGCGCACGGCGTCCCCGTGCTCCCCGGCGGCGTAGCCGAGACACCTGAGCAGGCCGAGGCGATCGCCCGCGAGATCGCGGCGCCGGTCGTGGTCAAGGCGCAGGTGAAGGTCGGTGGCCGGGGCAAGGCGGGCGGCGTGAAGCTCGCCGACGACCCCGAGACCGCCAAGGCGCGCGCCCAGGACATCCTCGGGCTGGACATCAAGGGGCACATCACCCACCGCGTGATGGTGGCCCAGGCCAGCGACATCGCCGAGGAGTACTACTTCTCCTACCTGCTCGACCGGTCCAACCGCACCTTCCTGGCGATGGCCTCGAAGGAGGGCGGCATGGAGATCGAGCAGCTCGCCGTCGAGCGCCCCGAGGCGCTGGCCCGCGTCCCCGTCGACGCCTCCGTGGGCGTCGACGCGCAGAAGGCCGCCGAGATCGTCGACGCCGCCGGCTTCCCGGCCGAGGTGCGCGACCAGGTCATCGCCATCGCCGTGCAGCTGTGGGACGTCTTCAGCAAGGAGGACGCCACCCTGGTCGAGATCAACCCGCTGGCCAAGGCGCCCGACGGCACCGTCCTCGCCCTCGACGCCAAGGTGACCCTGGACGAGAACGCCGGCTTCCGGCACGCCGAGCACGAGGACCTCGCCGACGCCGCCTCCGCCGACCCGCTGGAGGCCGCGGCCAAGGCCAAGGACCTCAACTACGTCAAGCTCGAGGGCGAGGTCGGCATCATCGGCAACGGCGCCGGCCTGGTCATGAGCACCCTGGACGTCGTCGCCTACGCCGGTGAGGAGTTCGGCGGCGTCCGGCCGGCCAACTTCCTCGACATCGGCGGTGGCGCCTCGGCCGAGGTCATGGCCAACGGCCTGGGGATCATCCTCTCCGACCCGGCCGTGAAGAGCGTCTTCGTCAACGTCTTCGGCGGGATCACCGCCTGCGACGCCGTCGCCAACGGCATCGTCGCGGCGCTGGGCCAGCTCGGCGACGAGGCCAGCAAGCCGCTGGTCGTCCGGCTCGACGGCAACAACGTGGAGGAGGGCCGGCGGATCCTCGCCGACGCCAACCACCCGCTGGTGACCGTGGTGGACACGATGGACGGCGCCGCCCGCCGGGCCGCCGAGCTCGCCGCCCTCTAA
- a CDS encoding cobalamin B12-binding domain-containing protein, translating into MTTERIRVVIAKPGLDGHDRGAKVVARALRDAGMEVVYTGLHQTPEQIVDTVVQEDADAVGLSVLSGAHLPLFARLAELLRERGVDDVVVFGGGIIPEADLPELERLGVARVFTPGASTEEIVGWVRAHVGAPAGA; encoded by the coding sequence GTGACGACCGAGCGCATCCGGGTGGTGATCGCCAAACCCGGCCTGGACGGGCACGACCGGGGTGCCAAGGTGGTCGCGCGCGCCCTGCGTGACGCCGGCATGGAGGTCGTCTACACCGGGTTGCACCAGACCCCGGAGCAGATCGTGGACACCGTCGTCCAGGAGGACGCCGACGCCGTCGGCCTCTCGGTCCTCTCCGGCGCGCACCTCCCCCTCTTCGCCCGGCTCGCCGAGCTGCTCCGCGAGCGCGGGGTCGACGACGTCGTCGTGTTCGGCGGCGGGATCATCCCCGAGGCCGACCTCCCCGAGCTGGAACGCCTGGGCGTGGCGCGGGTGTTCACCCCCGGCGCCAGCACCGAGGAGATCGTCGGCTGGGTGCGTGCGCACGTCGGGGCCCCCGCCGGCGCCTGA
- a CDS encoding esterase/lipase family protein, translating into MHTTDPPSPPEWHARATEPGNDVPDPAAPARSALRSLVSPTALTGGLTELAWVGAHALLYPLGARTEPVRADGRYRPGAQPPGVRALFADDPLAARIPVVLVHGLVDNRSVFAVMRRSLRRRGFASVCSWNYSPLVRDVAGAAEALGRHIERVCSETGHERVHVVGHSLGGLIARYLVQRLEGDERVESLVTLGTPHGGSRWAHVLPTPLIRQLRPGSALLQELARPAPGCRTPVTAVYSDLDQVVVPSSAGRCEHPDLQVRNVLVRGVGHMSLPIHRGVVDEVAATLAGHRGTTPAGSPIAA; encoded by the coding sequence GTGCACACCACCGACCCGCCCTCTCCCCCAGAGTGGCACGCCCGTGCGACCGAGCCCGGCAACGACGTCCCGGACCCGGCGGCGCCGGCCCGCTCGGCGCTGCGCTCGCTGGTCAGCCCGACCGCGCTCACCGGCGGCCTCACCGAACTGGCGTGGGTGGGCGCGCACGCGCTGCTCTACCCCCTCGGCGCCCGCACCGAACCCGTGCGGGCCGACGGCCGCTACCGTCCGGGGGCCCAGCCTCCCGGGGTGCGGGCCCTGTTCGCCGACGACCCGCTCGCAGCCCGGATCCCCGTCGTGCTGGTGCACGGCCTGGTCGACAACCGGTCGGTCTTCGCGGTGATGCGGCGGAGCCTGCGCCGGCGCGGCTTCGCCTCCGTCTGCTCGTGGAACTACAGCCCCCTCGTCCGCGACGTGGCCGGCGCCGCGGAGGCGCTCGGCCGGCACATCGAGCGGGTGTGCAGCGAGACCGGTCACGAACGGGTGCACGTGGTCGGGCACAGCCTGGGCGGGCTCATCGCGCGCTACCTGGTGCAACGGCTCGAGGGCGACGAGCGGGTCGAGTCCCTGGTCACCCTGGGCACCCCGCACGGGGGCTCCCGGTGGGCGCACGTGCTGCCGACCCCGCTGATCCGCCAGCTGCGGCCGGGATCGGCGCTGCTGCAGGAGCTGGCCCGGCCCGCTCCCGGCTGCCGCACCCCGGTGACGGCCGTCTACAGCGACCTCGACCAGGTCGTCGTCCCGTCGTCGGCCGGCCGGTGCGAGCACCCCGACCTCCAGGTGCGCAACGTGCTGGTCCGCGGCGTGGGGCACATGTCCCTGCCGATCCACCGCGGCGTCGTCGACGAGGTCGCCGCGACCCTGGCCGGGCACCGGGGCACCACCCCCGCCGGCTCCCCCATCGCTGCCTGA
- a CDS encoding M23 family metallopeptidase gives MTRLRELVGRTRSASDADLDTDGAWVGDWTPGPDWDDRWAELDDELAEGDLQDDDGQDHDLPDDAGRDDAGEDDAGDRDPTPSRRFSVPRLRGPRIPAVTRRPPGRRAPVLLAVAVAGALGAALLGGTTDTTPLASGQDYGLGVDEASFAGGVDVAGARGEISQAEAAARLGEIAASRAAREPDFVVPTTGRLTTCYCMRWGTMHWGLDLAAPLGTPIYSAADGVVLRAGPASGYGNALYIQDADGNVHIYGHMRYYDVEAGDVVSAGEQIAKVGNQGQSTGPHLHYEIHVGGMNGKPTDPEAWLAERGLSVR, from the coding sequence TTGACCCGACTGCGCGAGCTCGTGGGCCGGACCAGGTCGGCGTCCGACGCCGACCTGGACACCGACGGCGCCTGGGTCGGCGACTGGACGCCCGGGCCGGACTGGGACGACCGCTGGGCCGAGCTCGACGACGAGCTGGCCGAGGGCGACCTCCAGGACGACGACGGCCAGGACCACGACCTCCCGGACGACGCCGGCCGCGACGACGCCGGCGAGGACGACGCCGGGGACCGCGATCCGACGCCCTCCCGCCGGTTCTCCGTGCCCCGCCTCCGCGGCCCCCGCATCCCCGCCGTCACCCGCCGCCCGCCGGGCCGTCGCGCACCGGTGCTGCTCGCCGTCGCCGTCGCCGGTGCGCTGGGTGCGGCGTTGCTGGGTGGGACCACCGACACCACGCCGCTGGCCTCCGGCCAGGACTACGGGCTGGGCGTCGACGAGGCCAGCTTCGCCGGCGGGGTCGACGTCGCCGGCGCCCGCGGGGAGATCAGCCAGGCCGAGGCCGCCGCACGCCTGGGCGAGATCGCGGCGTCCCGCGCAGCCCGCGAGCCCGACTTCGTCGTCCCCACCACCGGTCGGCTCACCACCTGCTACTGCATGCGCTGGGGCACCATGCACTGGGGCCTGGACCTGGCCGCGCCGCTGGGCACGCCCATCTACTCGGCCGCCGACGGAGTGGTGCTCCGCGCCGGCCCGGCCTCGGGCTACGGCAACGCCCTGTACATCCAGGACGCCGACGGCAACGTGCACATCTACGGCCACATGCGCTACTACGACGTCGAGGCCGGTGACGTCGTCTCCGCCGGTGAGCAGATCGCGAAGGTCGGCAACCAGGGGCAGTCGACCGGCCCGCACCTGCACTACGAGATCCACGTCGGCGGCATGAACGGCAAGCCCACCGACCCGGAGGCCTGGCTGGCCGAGCGGGGGCTCTCGGTCCGCTGA
- a CDS encoding class I SAM-dependent methyltransferase yields MGQVAGGGREADLAAWYDRDAAGRSTRPIDPERVRRRQEFTDLLLAEGRRRVLEVGTGPGLDAVAFTGAGLDVSGVDLSAAHVALCRAAGVDAHVAPVRALPFADATCDAGWTMSTLLHVPDAELDQALAEIRRVLRPGALLAVGTWCGADVEGPLTLDSFYPPRFFSLRSPARMVELLGRHGEVARSETWPAGDRPDGRYQWVLLRLPGG; encoded by the coding sequence GTGGGTCAGGTGGCGGGTGGTGGCCGGGAGGCCGACCTCGCCGCCTGGTACGACCGGGACGCCGCCGGGCGGAGCACCCGGCCGATCGACCCCGAGCGCGTGCGCCGGCGGCAGGAGTTCACCGACCTGCTCCTCGCCGAGGGCAGGCGACGGGTGCTCGAGGTGGGCACCGGCCCGGGCCTCGACGCGGTCGCGTTCACCGGCGCGGGTCTGGACGTCTCCGGCGTCGACCTCTCCGCCGCGCACGTCGCGCTGTGCCGGGCGGCAGGGGTCGATGCGCACGTCGCCCCGGTGCGTGCCCTGCCCTTCGCGGACGCGACCTGCGACGCGGGGTGGACGATGAGCACGTTGCTGCACGTGCCCGATGCCGAGCTCGACCAGGCGCTGGCCGAGATCCGCCGGGTGCTGCGCCCCGGTGCCCTACTCGCGGTCGGCACCTGGTGCGGCGCCGACGTGGAGGGGCCGCTGACCCTAGACTCGTTCTACCCGCCGCGCTTCTTCAGCCTCCGGTCGCCCGCGCGGATGGTCGAGCTGCTGGGGCGGCACGGCGAGGTGGCGCGGTCGGAGACGTGGCCGGCCGGCGACCGGCCGGACGGCCGCTACCAGTGGGTCCTGCTCCGCCTGCCGGGCGGCTGA
- the pcrA gene encoding DNA helicase PcrA: MSSPQISLPGTAALARSTPGQPGRELDRMLAGLNGPQRDAVVHEGSPLLIVAGAGSGKTRVLTHRIAYLLGARGVQPGEIMAITFTNKAAGEMKERVAALVGPRARAMWVSTFHSMCVRILRAEAAKLGMKSSFTIYDQGDSVRLMTMVARDLDLDAKRYPGRSLSNQVSNLKNELVDEESFSPQTAPEKVLKEAYTLYQRRLREAHAMDFDDLIMTTVHLLQAFPDVAEHYRRRFRHVLVDEYQDTNHAQYMLVRELAGGPGGPVPQAELCVVGDADQSIYAFRGATIRNIDEFERDYPDATTIVLEQNYRSTQRILRAANTVIAKNTARRPKNLWSDAGDGELISGYVAENEHDEAAWVAEQIDALTDEGKARPADIAVFYRTNNASRVFEEVFIRVGMPYKVVGGVRFYERKEVRDALAYLKLVANPADVVSLRRIINVPKRGIGDKAESSVEQFADRERIAFGTALRRCAEITTLAPRSLKALQEFVALLEEFENLVETGSGPAALLESILDRTGYLAELSASTDPQDEGRVDNLNELISVAAEFEAASPGGTVTDFLEQVSLVADADQIPVTGDDAGVVTLMTLHTAKGLEFPVVFLTGLEDGVFPHLRALGDPKELEEERRLAYVGITRAQQRLFLSRATVRTNWGQPAYNPPSRFLDELPGDTVQWANLQPTPTVPLSSAQQRVAATGLSTGGLRGGAGNRAVISVDVGDRVSHDAFGLGTVVEVNGAGDKAQATVDFGSGGTKRLVLRYAPLVKL, translated from the coding sequence ATGAGCAGCCCGCAGATCTCCCTCCCCGGCACCGCCGCGCTCGCCCGCTCCACCCCCGGCCAGCCCGGTCGGGAGCTCGACCGGATGCTCGCCGGCCTGAACGGGCCGCAGCGCGACGCCGTCGTCCACGAGGGCAGCCCGCTGCTCATCGTGGCCGGGGCGGGCTCGGGCAAGACACGGGTGCTCACCCACCGGATCGCCTACCTGCTCGGCGCCCGTGGGGTGCAGCCCGGCGAGATCATGGCGATCACCTTCACGAACAAGGCCGCCGGGGAGATGAAGGAGCGCGTCGCCGCGCTCGTCGGGCCCCGCGCGCGGGCGATGTGGGTGTCGACCTTCCACTCGATGTGCGTGCGCATCCTGCGCGCCGAGGCCGCGAAGCTCGGGATGAAGAGCTCCTTCACCATCTACGACCAGGGCGACTCGGTGCGCCTGATGACGATGGTCGCCCGCGACCTCGACCTGGACGCCAAGCGGTATCCCGGGCGCAGCCTGTCCAACCAGGTGTCGAACCTGAAGAACGAGCTGGTCGACGAGGAGTCCTTCAGCCCCCAGACGGCGCCGGAGAAGGTGCTCAAGGAGGCGTACACGCTCTACCAGCGGCGCCTGCGCGAGGCCCACGCGATGGACTTCGACGACCTGATCATGACGACGGTGCACCTGCTGCAGGCGTTCCCGGACGTCGCCGAGCACTACCGGCGCCGGTTCCGGCACGTGCTGGTCGACGAGTACCAGGACACCAACCACGCCCAGTACATGCTCGTGCGGGAGCTCGCCGGTGGGCCCGGCGGGCCGGTGCCCCAGGCCGAGCTGTGTGTCGTCGGCGACGCCGACCAGTCGATCTACGCCTTCCGCGGCGCCACGATCCGCAACATCGACGAGTTCGAACGCGACTACCCCGACGCGACGACGATCGTGCTGGAGCAGAACTACCGCTCCACGCAGCGGATCCTCCGGGCCGCCAACACCGTCATCGCCAAGAACACCGCCCGCCGGCCGAAGAACCTGTGGTCCGACGCCGGCGACGGCGAGCTGATCTCCGGCTACGTCGCCGAGAACGAGCACGACGAGGCCGCCTGGGTCGCCGAGCAGATCGACGCGCTCACCGACGAGGGCAAGGCCCGGCCGGCCGACATCGCGGTCTTCTACCGCACCAACAACGCCTCCCGGGTGTTCGAGGAGGTGTTCATCCGGGTCGGCATGCCCTACAAGGTCGTCGGCGGGGTGCGCTTCTACGAGCGCAAGGAGGTCCGCGACGCGCTGGCCTACCTCAAGCTCGTCGCCAACCCGGCCGACGTCGTCAGCCTGCGCCGGATCATCAACGTGCCCAAGCGGGGGATCGGCGACAAGGCCGAGTCCAGCGTCGAGCAGTTCGCCGACCGTGAGCGGATCGCCTTCGGCACCGCGCTGCGCCGCTGCGCCGAGATCACCACGCTCGCCCCCCGCTCCCTCAAGGCGCTGCAGGAGTTCGTCGCGCTGCTGGAGGAGTTCGAGAACCTGGTCGAGACCGGGTCGGGGCCGGCCGCGCTGCTGGAGAGCATCCTCGACCGCACCGGGTACCTCGCCGAGCTCTCGGCCAGCACCGACCCGCAGGACGAGGGGCGGGTCGACAACCTCAACGAGCTCATCTCGGTGGCCGCCGAGTTCGAGGCCGCCTCGCCGGGCGGCACGGTCACCGACTTCCTGGAGCAGGTCTCCCTGGTGGCCGACGCCGACCAGATCCCCGTCACCGGGGACGACGCGGGCGTGGTCACCCTGATGACCCTGCACACGGCCAAGGGACTGGAGTTCCCGGTCGTGTTCCTCACCGGCCTGGAGGACGGCGTCTTCCCGCACCTGCGGGCGCTCGGCGACCCCAAGGAGCTGGAGGAGGAGCGGCGGCTGGCCTACGTGGGCATCACCCGGGCGCAGCAGCGGCTGTTCCTCTCCCGGGCCACCGTGCGCACCAACTGGGGTCAGCCGGCCTACAACCCGCCGTCCCGGTTCCTCGACGAGCTGCCCGGCGACACCGTGCAGTGGGCCAACCTGCAGCCGACACCCACCGTGCCGCTGTCCTCGGCGCAGCAGCGGGTCGCCGCCACCGGCCTGTCCACCGGCGGGCTGCGCGGCGGGGCGGGCAACCGCGCCGTGATCAGCGTCGACGTCGGCGACCGGGTCAGCCACGACGCCTTCGGGCTGGGCACCGTGGTCGAGGTCAACGGCGCCGGCGACAAGGCGCAGGCGACGGTCGACTTCGGCTCCGGCGGCACCAAGCGCCTGGTGCTGCGCTACGCCCCGCTCGTCAAGCTGTAG
- a CDS encoding chorismate mutase codes for MTTSLSPSATAPPDADPAARIDALRAEIDACDAQIIELVQRRLSVAQEIGALRTASGGMRLSLSREQRVLSRFRTALGPDGAALGMMLLRQGRGRL; via the coding sequence ATGACCACCAGCCTCTCCCCCAGCGCCACCGCCCCGCCCGACGCCGACCCGGCCGCGCGGATCGACGCGCTGCGCGCCGAGATCGACGCCTGCGACGCCCAGATCATCGAGCTGGTCCAGCGCCGGCTGTCGGTGGCGCAGGAGATCGGCGCGCTCCGCACCGCCTCCGGTGGCATGCGGCTGTCGCTCTCCCGCGAGCAGCGGGTGCTCTCCCGCTTCCGCACCGCGCTGGGCCCGGACGGTGCCGCGCTCGGCATGATGCTGCTCCGCCAGGGCCGCGGCCGGCTGTGA
- a CDS encoding PIG-L deacetylase family protein, whose translation MPLPTAPAEHVERALCVLAHPDDVDFGSAGTVATWTAAGTEVTYLMVTDGDAGGFDDTPRERMGPLRREEQTAAAAAVGVTDVRFLGYPDGRLEPSLDLRRDISRVIRQVRPQRVLTSSPERFWERIGASHPDHMIVGESTLRAVYPDARNPFAFPELLADEGLEAWTVSEVWLGGGPRSDHAVDVTDVLDRKLAALRSHVSQVSHWPEGQLAEFLTGWMQQNARTHGLPAGRVAEAFQVVHTA comes from the coding sequence ATGCCGCTGCCCACCGCCCCCGCCGAGCACGTCGAGCGCGCCCTGTGCGTGCTGGCCCACCCCGACGACGTCGACTTCGGCAGCGCCGGGACCGTCGCCACCTGGACCGCGGCCGGCACCGAGGTGACGTACCTGATGGTCACCGACGGCGACGCCGGCGGGTTCGACGACACCCCCCGGGAGCGGATGGGCCCGCTGCGCCGCGAGGAGCAGACCGCGGCCGCCGCCGCGGTCGGGGTGACCGACGTCCGCTTCCTCGGCTACCCCGACGGGCGGTTGGAGCCCTCCCTCGACCTGCGCCGGGACATCAGCCGGGTGATCCGCCAGGTGCGTCCCCAGCGGGTGCTCACGAGTTCCCCCGAGCGGTTCTGGGAGCGGATCGGCGCCAGCCACCCGGACCACATGATCGTCGGCGAGTCGACGCTGCGCGCCGTCTACCCCGACGCCCGCAACCCCTTCGCCTTCCCCGAGCTGCTGGCCGACGAGGGCCTGGAGGCCTGGACGGTGTCGGAGGTGTGGCTGGGCGGCGGCCCCCGCTCGGACCACGCCGTCGACGTCACCGACGTGCTGGACCGCAAGCTCGCCGCGCTGCGGTCGCACGTCAGCCAGGTGTCCCACTGGCCCGAGGGTCAGCTGGCGGAGTTCCTCACCGGCTGGATGCAGCAGAACGCGCGCACGCACGGCCTGCCCGCCGGCCGTGTCGCCGAGGCGTTCCAGGTCGTGCACACCGCCTAG
- a CDS encoding response regulator has protein sequence MSAPIRVFLVDDHAMVRAGVRSELGDDVEVVGEAADVATAIAGVRAAAPDVVLLDVHLPGGNGQAVLEALRTELPQTRWLALSVSDAAEDVIAVIRAGARGYVTKTISGAELRDAVRRVAEDDVVFSPRLAGFVLDAFAAGGAAPPATGGPGGDPAVDPGLDLLSAREREVMQLLARGYTYREIGQRLFISVKTVESHASNVLRKLQLSNRNELTRWAATNRLL, from the coding sequence ATGAGCGCGCCGATCCGGGTCTTCCTCGTCGACGACCACGCGATGGTCCGGGCCGGGGTCCGCTCCGAGCTGGGCGACGACGTCGAGGTGGTGGGCGAGGCCGCCGACGTCGCCACCGCGATCGCCGGCGTCCGCGCCGCAGCACCCGACGTCGTCCTGCTCGACGTCCACCTGCCGGGGGGGAACGGCCAGGCGGTGCTCGAGGCGCTGCGCACCGAGCTGCCGCAGACCCGCTGGCTGGCGCTGTCGGTCTCCGACGCCGCCGAGGACGTCATCGCGGTCATCCGGGCCGGCGCCCGCGGCTACGTCACCAAGACGATCTCGGGGGCGGAGCTGCGGGACGCCGTGCGCCGGGTGGCCGAGGACGACGTGGTGTTCAGCCCGCGGCTGGCCGGCTTCGTGCTCGACGCCTTCGCCGCCGGCGGTGCCGCCCCGCCCGCCACCGGCGGCCCGGGCGGGGACCCCGCCGTCGACCCCGGGCTGGATCTGCTCTCGGCCCGGGAGCGGGAGGTGATGCAGCTGCTGGCGCGGGGCTACACCTACCGGGAGATCGGCCAGCGGCTGTTCATCTCGGTCAAGACCGTCGAGTCGCACGCCTCCAACGTGCTGCGCAAGCTGCAGCTGTCCAACCGCAACGAGCTCACCCGCTGGGCGGCGACCAACCGCTTGCTCTAG
- a CDS encoding ATP-binding protein has product MTTSTAPSTAPSTAPSASPGAEPRLGRGARPPLARPASGRLLAGVAAGTAAHLRLDPLVVRVVVVGLAFTGVGVVAYALLWLTMPVADPSAEDPAAAVLGQRPGRRQLILLALLSFAAFGTVSQLLTFGGYDVVLPLVLAGIGLAVIWRQTDVDGALSRSTSRWGLAAGVAVGVVGVVLLLVTTGQLANARNGFTATVVILVGLALATAPLWRRLLDQRAAERAARIRSEERAAVAAHLHDSVLQTLALIQRHADDPTAVGRLARSQERELRAWLYEPTVVTGGTWAGLIARLVAEVEADHAVAVDPVVVGDLPVDDAVATLGQAAKEAVVNAAKHSGAPRVSLYTEVTPTAVTVFVRDRGTGFDPATVPADRRGLRDSVVGRLTRLDGTATVRSAPGEGTEVELCLPRTAGVPG; this is encoded by the coding sequence GTGACCACCAGCACCGCGCCGAGCACCGCGCCGAGCACCGCGCCGAGCGCCTCGCCGGGTGCCGAGCCCCGGCTGGGCCGCGGCGCACGGCCCCCGCTGGCGCGCCCGGCCTCCGGCCGGCTGCTCGCCGGGGTCGCCGCGGGGACGGCGGCGCACCTGCGCCTGGACCCGCTGGTCGTCCGGGTGGTCGTGGTCGGGCTGGCCTTCACCGGCGTCGGCGTCGTCGCCTACGCCCTGCTGTGGCTGACGATGCCGGTCGCCGACCCGTCGGCCGAGGACCCCGCGGCCGCCGTGCTCGGTCAGCGGCCCGGCCGCCGCCAGCTGATCCTGCTGGCGCTGCTCTCCTTCGCCGCGTTCGGGACGGTCTCCCAGCTGCTCACCTTCGGCGGCTACGACGTCGTCCTGCCGCTCGTGCTCGCCGGGATCGGCCTGGCGGTGATCTGGCGGCAGACCGACGTCGACGGCGCGCTGTCCCGCAGCACCAGCCGCTGGGGGCTGGCCGCCGGGGTCGCCGTCGGGGTGGTCGGGGTGGTGCTCCTGCTGGTCACCACCGGCCAGCTCGCCAACGCCCGCAACGGATTCACCGCCACCGTGGTGATCCTCGTCGGGCTGGCACTGGCGACCGCTCCGCTGTGGCGCCGGCTGCTCGACCAGCGGGCGGCCGAGCGCGCGGCCCGCATCCGCTCGGAGGAGCGTGCCGCCGTCGCCGCGCACCTGCACGACTCGGTGCTGCAGACCCTCGCGCTCATCCAGCGGCACGCCGACGACCCCACCGCGGTCGGCCGGCTGGCCCGCAGCCAGGAGCGGGAGCTGCGGGCCTGGCTGTACGAGCCCACGGTGGTCACCGGCGGCACGTGGGCCGGGCTGATCGCCCGGCTCGTCGCCGAGGTGGAGGCCGACCACGCCGTCGCCGTCGACCCGGTGGTGGTCGGCGACCTGCCGGTGGACGACGCCGTCGCCACGCTGGGCCAGGCCGCCAAGGAGGCGGTGGTCAACGCCGCCAAGCACTCGGGCGCTCCCCGGGTGTCGCTCTACACCGAGGTGACGCCGACGGCGGTGACGGTGTTCGTCCGGGACCGCGGCACCGGCTTCGACCCCGCCACGGTCCCCGCGGACCGCCGCGGACTGCGCGACTCGGTGGTGGGCCGGCTGACCCGGCTCGACGGAACGGCGACGGTGCGTTCGGCACCAGGAGAGGGGACCGAGGTGGAGCTGTGTCTCCCGCGGACGGCGGGGGTGCCGGGATGA